The following proteins are co-located in the Billgrantia tianxiuensis genome:
- a CDS encoding LysR substrate-binding domain-containing protein, with product MSHPLPPLNPLRAFEVAARLRSLTRAADELHVSQVAVSRQVKVLEDYLGVTLFTRLHRGIELTQEGAELYDGIKNAFRDIEKASRKVSRRNQRDTLSIQSYTTFSQRWLIPRLADFHKKNPLLEVKLSSSLKPVDFSSQNVDAAIRSGHGDWPGLHAEKLVDIELIPIVSASLWATENLAKGDISRVRLLHSMARPDDWKKWIEASGSQADPEMGIKFDNSALAYEAASMDIGCAIAIKVFIERQLQDGGFVALSDFVCKTGEAYYLTWPKDARPSDALLKFLEWMRGLIEQPL from the coding sequence ATGAGCCATCCACTACCCCCTCTAAATCCGCTAAGAGCGTTTGAGGTAGCTGCTCGCTTACGCAGCCTCACTCGTGCCGCCGATGAGCTGCATGTTTCCCAAGTGGCCGTCAGCCGGCAGGTAAAGGTATTGGAAGATTATCTTGGCGTAACTCTATTTACGCGCCTGCATCGAGGAATAGAACTCACCCAGGAAGGCGCGGAACTCTACGATGGGATAAAAAACGCCTTTCGGGACATTGAAAAAGCGTCACGCAAAGTATCGCGACGCAATCAGCGAGACACGCTTTCGATACAGTCCTACACCACGTTTTCCCAGAGATGGCTGATCCCAAGACTGGCCGATTTCCACAAGAAAAATCCGCTGCTTGAGGTAAAACTGTCTTCGTCCTTGAAGCCCGTCGACTTCAGCTCACAGAACGTGGATGCCGCCATCCGCTCGGGGCACGGAGACTGGCCGGGGCTGCACGCAGAAAAGCTGGTCGACATCGAGCTGATTCCGATCGTATCAGCCTCCCTGTGGGCGACAGAGAACCTGGCAAAAGGTGATATTTCACGAGTTCGCCTATTGCACTCGATGGCACGCCCGGATGACTGGAAGAAATGGATAGAAGCAAGCGGGAGCCAGGCTGACCCAGAGATGGGAATAAAGTTCGACAACTCTGCCCTAGCCTATGAAGCGGCTTCGATGGATATTGGCTGCGCCATCGCCATTAAAGTATTTATCGAGCGCCAGCTTCAGGATGGCGGCTTCGTGGCGCTATCGGACTTCGTCTGCAAAACGGGCGAAGCCTACTACTTGACCTGGCCAAAGGACGCCCGCCCCTCGGATGCTCTGCTGAAGTTTCTGGAATGGATGAGAGGACTGATAGAGCAGCCGCTATGA
- a CDS encoding MFS transporter, translating into MRMEFACICLSLSIAFLVQTMLLVAVPLSAIELGATPLALGLLVSAPYVLPLFLALSFGSVVARWGSARPLKLGAAGMVLGAWLLTALPGFQGLIVGQLVIGLAQLMMIISAQTAVSYFGKGTKLERYFGWYTTFLSVGQMLGPLLAGWIIDHRGGTSSAIHAAFLLSLVSLVAIFISNKRKGHGGDKTKLGWKVGLARQLVLIKNTHGVQLSMIVSLAAMLALGAHSSYLPVYLESLALSGTTIGLIVSLRALSSMAIRPFTSMTVRLLRGRYATMALTMTFMASGLLLTGFAGNFYLLCCFSILVGVGVGLSQPLSMVVIAEEVVEEQRAQALAMRLMANRAMQFLAPLLLGFATQLGGFTVAYFICGVLLFLHLALFNWLRRRHDRNLVRQFSE; encoded by the coding sequence ATGCGGATGGAGTTTGCGTGTATTTGCCTGAGCTTGAGCATCGCCTTCCTCGTACAAACGATGCTGCTGGTGGCGGTACCGCTATCGGCCATCGAGCTTGGCGCAACGCCGTTGGCCTTGGGGCTGCTGGTCAGCGCGCCCTACGTTCTTCCGCTGTTCCTGGCGCTATCGTTTGGTTCTGTTGTTGCTCGCTGGGGGAGTGCACGTCCCCTGAAGCTGGGCGCAGCAGGCATGGTGCTGGGCGCATGGCTGCTGACTGCACTGCCGGGTTTTCAAGGGCTGATCGTGGGGCAACTGGTGATCGGTCTGGCGCAACTGATGATGATCATCTCGGCGCAAACTGCCGTTAGCTACTTCGGGAAAGGTACCAAGCTGGAGCGATACTTTGGCTGGTACACGACTTTTCTGTCTGTCGGTCAAATGCTCGGGCCTTTGCTGGCCGGATGGATAATCGATCATCGAGGGGGAACGTCGAGCGCAATTCATGCTGCTTTTCTGCTGTCTTTAGTCTCGTTGGTGGCGATTTTTATCTCAAATAAAAGAAAAGGCCATGGTGGCGATAAGACAAAATTAGGATGGAAGGTGGGACTGGCAAGGCAGTTGGTACTGATAAAAAACACGCATGGCGTTCAACTTTCCATGATCGTTTCGCTTGCGGCGATGCTGGCGTTGGGAGCGCACTCCAGCTATCTACCCGTGTACCTGGAAAGCCTGGCACTCTCAGGCACCACGATCGGTCTCATTGTCAGCCTACGCGCTCTTTCCTCGATGGCCATCAGGCCATTCACAAGCATGACCGTCCGTCTCCTTCGCGGACGTTATGCCACCATGGCTTTGACCATGACATTCATGGCGTCAGGCTTGTTGCTGACCGGTTTCGCAGGCAACTTCTACCTGCTGTGTTGCTTTTCGATTCTGGTTGGGGTGGGGGTGGGGCTGTCGCAACCGCTTTCGATGGTGGTGATTGCCGAGGAGGTGGTCGAAGAGCAGAGAGCGCAAGCCTTGGCGATGCGCCTCATGGCCAACCGAGCGATGCAGTTCCTCGCGCCTTTGCTTCTCGGGTTTGCCACACAGCTTGGTGGCTTTACGGTGGCCTATTTCATCTGCGGCGTGCTGCTGTTCTTGCACCTGGCACTGTTTAACTGGCTGCGGCGTCGCCATGACAGGAATCTTGTTCGGCAGTTTTCTGAATGA